One window of the Doryrhamphus excisus isolate RoL2022-K1 chromosome 10, RoL_Dexc_1.0, whole genome shotgun sequence genome contains the following:
- the LOC131137133 gene encoding uncharacterized protein LOC131137133 isoform X4: protein MHVQMKYYHYHYLERDLRSIEQEVACTLHVACWVPSGVQACGVKAPPLLRASDTSNTTKHVCLLNIVRLVNVTNTGLFLGGALLCYISLFLVDAKPALVATMTTEASAASEADTEGKQKASAAEPEPENKQSPEATTSEPEGGEQLAKKTQDQATEAGPANAASSPEEEQLKPRTRTSAGKGLSRLFSSFLKRRSQCSEGEGFEAEKAREEKEDKEEKTDSTEEEKEEKVKSEEQEAHVEEKSDSKEVKKSQEKSQKEEKKTEPEKLEKKGSKKKKKEAKKKTEEKDAEKVKTTEAKKEEEQEKKAEEEDTKADEEETKAEQKVEEAQEKEEDKLEAKETTPAVEVEVEGEDATGTEAVEESKEEEKVDKKGAKKKEKEERVKKKEEEKAKRKAEEEERAKKREEENKKKREEEKAKEAEKAKKKEEEKAKKKEEEEKAKEEKLKKKEEEKSKEAKKKEEEKLKEAKKKEEDKLKEAKKKEDEKLKEAKKKDEKLKEAKKKEEDKLKETKRKEEKIKEATKKEEKGKEDGKKKTEDKTKQEEDKGSKKEKGKKEMEEEAKASSEDKVKAPIAAPEPELKTEPETEPVPERHSLSSTEMQPAPEERKEDVEIKEDPEEVKEVKEDGAEKIEEEPEPQEKESNEGEKPKEEVKEPKPAKDKKTEKKGDDVKGSKRLKTIQCKVTLLDDTTFECELDKHAKGQDLITKVCDHLNLLEKDYFGVAHWETPSSKTWLEQTKEIRKQVPGAIYEFTFNIKFYPPDPAQLTEDLTRYYLCLQLRKDIMSGVLPCSFVTLSLLGSYTAQSELGEYDPEVHGADYVKDLSLAPGQSKELEDKVMELHRTYRSMSPAQADMLFLENAKKLAMYGVDLHQAKDLDGVDITLGVCSSGLMVYKDKLRINRFPWPKVLKISYKRSSFFIKIRPSEQEQYESTIGFKLPNYKASKKLWKVCVEHHTFFRVSTIEAPSSRRFLVLGSKFRYSGRTQAQTRQASSMIDRPAPRFTRSASKRLSRNLDGAGDETLQTLTASTRSEVDDWSLILTSDKPYPFLELPARGQAFIQSWNTHEGGRPWWELSSADAQLQTKNDDEWSSLLKRQPPFPFSPSFDFVKRPAKLSLADVSSVDRLLRPAQEQHYDWFCDFDRIPNLSFYVDKLQSQTQLEDEQFECITEQELTEKDLTEKLETMVMLVDNLEEMQDLERRLRKVKDLEERLQEVDEMADRIQEVIEEELGEQEVVKLKEEELQKESEAITWNVLKDSVMAVRKSNDAEDVDELEEQIKEVFFKGLLPVGEEAEVESKNKDASLFDSNLREKLRQLEEEWQNEVEENFSPPQMIPSSGVTYHRVERTKKRVAFLDQQQPDVTNEAQAKLIMSEKRLVEVRVQTEIKDVRVESVTEMLNIKNRSQRIEGKDMWAMLFDRPPYTAVVKPVTSVEPVDLDEGVFFTSKEVPTYDVESTLIPQESSITEEKFPQRDDDWFVLLHVVPKEPTYVQPVNFTEQDPMEAESFRVSVVEMYEEIREVPLEESEISEQPPTHLPEFRQQLAKKRNDDWFVLLDVVAKETTIVPPVAFDVPGKDDVSVADMTELEPKDKPAEVAVVEETGMKDDLSLREVTMMSRGITEIEDDWFLLLDVPTRVIQFIPPVTVAVHDDPEKSISTLTEEQMEVEIEPIKVQNIETQPEQKIVQSVISRNDDWFLLLDIFPRERTFVPTDTLPMPAKIYPDVGPAFDEVGLYQMKQPPLQSQPESIDDWFVVFDAIREEAVRIPPVTVAVRKPFETEVLTTESRTWEKMIIGESRRDETRFSEMRLSPVGPTSGREGEDDWFALFDIITEKTAAVPSVTVVEPTVDVSALKGPTPKYTIEDTRPPVKFVEIKPPQPREVDDDWFALLDAAEKAPVPEPVRSYPDVTASKGFAVIEKRSLQRITIVEEIWVQEMSSRPAERKVDDDWFILLDVARKKSVAVPEPIRLLAELPRTAEIKTRIPVFETRPQFEKQILEERPRLKNTRVDDDWFLLLDTGPRKSVVVTQRSTRPVSAPVFSQAALAEAGIPMAPLEQPQTSTPIRTTIKEERTLEVTLEAVEPSKTEVKEFDKPQEDLLRHHASISELKRNFMEAVPESRPSEWDKRLSTHSPLRSVGVNGQPGADGPPLVQTQTVTITAASNSLPSGISTTEVPIVPTQTVTYESSKGVVDSTEEDKESTTVSISQTSETTSGTSVTTTTTHISKIVKSGSSETRVEKRIVITADSDIDYDQGKDGGASAM, encoded by the exons TGGCTACCATGACAACAGAGGCAAGTGCCGCAAGCGAGGCGGACACTGAAGGCAAGCAGAAGGCCAGCGCCGCCGAACCCGAACCCGAGAATAAGCAGAGTCCCGAGGCGACCACATCCGAACCAGAAGGGGGGGAACAGTTGGCCAAGAAGACCCAGGACCAGGCTACCGAGGCCGGGCCTGCCAATGCAGCATCCTCCCCTGAAGAGGAGCAACTGAAGCCTCGCACCAGAACCTCCGCTGGCAAAGGCCTCTCTCGTCTCTTTTCCTCCTTTCTCAAGCGTCGCTCCCAGTGCTCGGAAGGAGAGGGCTTTGAGGCGGAGAAAGCAAGAGAGGAAAAGGAGGACAAGGAGGAAAAGACTGACAGCACagaagaggaaaaggaggagaaaGTGAAAAGCGAAGAGCAGGAGGCTCACGTGGAGGAGAAATCGGATTCAAAAGAGGTCAAAAAGAGCCAAGAGAAATcacaaaaggaggaaaaaaagacagagCCAGAAAAACTTGAGAAGAAGGGCagtaagaagaaaaagaaagaagccaAGAAGAAAACAGAGGAAAAGGATGCAGAGAAGGTGAAAACAACCGAGGCGAAAAAGGAAGAGGAGCAAGAGAAGAAAGCAGAGGAAGAGGACACGAAAGCAGACGAGGAGGAGACGAAAGCCGAGCAAAAGGTAGAGGAGGCTCAGGAAAAAGAGGAGGACAAATTGGAGGCGAAAGAAACGACACCTGCTGTAGAAGTAGAAGTCGAAGGAGAAGACGCAACAGGAACGGAGGCCGTCGAGGAGAgcaaagaggaggaaaaagtcGACAAAAAGGGGgcgaagaaaaaagaaaaagaggagcgggtgaagaaaaaagaagaggAGAAAGCCAAGAGAAAAgcagaggaagaagaaagagcAAAGAAGAGAGAGGAGGAGAACAAGAAGAAAAGGGAAGAAGAAAAGGCCAAAGAGGCAGAAAAAGCAaagaagaaagaggaggagaaggccaaaaagaaggaggaggaggagaaggcaaAGGAGgagaaattaaaaaagaaagaagaggagaaaTCCAAGGAGGctaagaagaaggaggaggagaaactGAAGGAGGCCAAAAAGAAAGAGGAGGACAAATTGAAGGAGGCCAAGAAAAAAGAAGACGAAAAACTGAAGGAGGCCAAAAAGAAAGATGAAAAACTGAAGGAGGCCAAGAAGAAAGAGGAGGACAAATTAAAAGAAACCAAAAGGAAGGAGGAGAAAATAAAGGAGGCCACAAAGAAAGAGGAGAAAGGGAAAGAAGACGGCAAAAAGAAGACTGAAGATAAAACCAAACAGGAAGAAGACAAGGGAAGCAAAAAGGAGAAAGGGAAAAAAGAAATGGAGGAAGAGGCGAAGGCGTCAAGTGAAGACAAAGTAAAAGCACCCATTGCTGCCCCGGAACCAGAACTTAAAACCGAACCGGAAACCGAACCAGTTCCTGAACGCCACTCACTCAGCAGCACAGAGATGCAG CCAGCTCCAGAGGAACGCAAGGAGGACGTTGAAATCAAAGAAGATCCCGAAGAAGTCAAAGAAGTCAAGGAAGATGGCGCTGAGAAGATCGAGGAAGAACCAGAACCTCAGGAAAAGGAGTCAAACGAAGGGGAGAAGCCCAAGGAGGAGGTGAAAGAGCCGAAGCCTGCTAAGGATAAGAAGACCGAGAAGAAGGGCGATGACGTCAAAGGCTCCAAACGCCTGAAAACCATTCAGTGCAAAGTCACCTTACTGGATGACACCACGTTTGAGTGTGAGCTTGAC AAACACGCTAAAGGGCAGGATCTCATCACTAAAGTGTGTGACCACCTTAACCTGTTGGAGAAAGATTACTTTGGCGTGGCTCACTGGGAAACACCAAGCAGCAAG ACATGGCTGGAACAGACCAAGGAGATTCGCAAACAAGTTCCCGGTGCTATCTACGAGTTTACTTTCAACATAAAGTTCTACCCTCCTGACCCGGCACAGCTTACTGAAGACCTCACCAG GTACTATTTATGTCTTCAGCTCAGGAAGGACATCATGAGCGGAGTTCTTCCCTGTTCCTTTGTCACCCTGTCCCTGCTGGGCTCTTACACGGCACAGTCAGAGCTTGGGGAATATGACCCAGAAGTCCATGGAGCTGACTACGTTAAAGATCTCAGTCTTGCTCCCGGACAGAGCAAAGAGCTGGAGGACAAGGTGATGGAGCTGCATCGCACATACAG gtcAATGAGTCCAGCCCAAGCTGACATGTTGTTTCTGGAGAACGCCAAGAAGCTTGCAATGTATGGTGTGGACCTGCACCAAGCTAAG GATCTTGACGGTGTGGACATTACGCTGGGGGTTTGCTCTAGTGGTCTCATGGTTTACAAGGACAAGCTGAGAATCAACCGTTTCCCTTGGCCAAAAGTTCTCAAGATCTCCTACAAACGCAGCAGCTTCTTTATTAAGATCAGGCCATCTGAG CAAGAGCAGTATGAAAGCACAATCGGCTTCAAACTGCCCAACTACAAAGCCTCAAAGAAGTTGTGGAAGGTCTGCGTTGAACATCACACCTTCTTTAG GGTTTCAACAATAGAAGCTCCCTCGTCCCGTCGCTTCCTCGTCTTGGGCTCCAAGTTCAGATACAGCGGGCGCACTCAGGCCCAGACCCGGCAAGCAAGTTCCATGATCGACCGCCCGGCCCCTCGCTTCACACGCTCTGCGAGCAAACGACTCTCCCGCAACCTAGATGGAG CTGGAGACGAGACTCTCCAGACGCTCACAGCATCAACCAGGTCCGAGGTTGATGACTGGTCGCTGATACTTACTTCTGACAAACCCTACCCTTTCCTAGAACTTCCAG CCAGAGGTCAGGCATTTATTCAGTCCTGGAACACTCATGAAGGTGGTCGGCCATGGTGGGAGCTTTCATCTGCTGACGCACAACTTCAGACTAAAAACGACGATGAGTGGTCATCCCTGCTCAAACGACAACCTCCTTTTCCGTTTTCCCCGTCTTTTGATTTTGTGAAACGACCAG CTAAGCTCAGCTTAGCCGACGTCAGCTCTGTTGACAGGCTATTGCGACCAGCACAGGAACAGCACTACGACTGGTTCTGTGACTTTGACCGAATCCCCAACCTGTCATTTTATGTCGATAAACTTCAGT CCCAGACCCAGTTGGAGGATGAACAGTTTGAGTGTATTACCGAACAAGAATTGACAGAAAAGGATCTCACTGAGAAGCTAGAGACGATGGTGATGTTAGTGGACAACCTAGAAGAGATGCAAGATTTAGAAAGGAGGCTGAGGAAAGTGAAGGATTTGGAAGAAAGGCTCCAAGAAGTCGATGAAATGGCAGATCGGATCCAGGAAGTCATAGAAGAAGAATTAGGGGAGCAGGAAGTTGTCAAACTAAAAGAGGAAGagttacaaaaagaaagtgaagCTATAACGTGGAATGTGTTGAAAGATTCTGTGATGGCGGTGAGGAAAAGTAATGACGCAGAAGATGTGGATGAATTAGAGGAGCAAATCAAGGAGGTGTTCTTCAAGGGACTTTTACCTGTGGGTGAGGAGGCTGAAGTGGAGAGTAAAAACAAGGACGCCAGTTTGTTTGACAGTAATTTGAGAGAGAAGCTACGTCAGTTAGAAGAAGAATGGCAAAACGAGGTGGAGGAGAACTTTAGTCCTCCACAAATGATTCCCTCTTCTGGGGTAACCTACCACAGGGTGGAAAGAACCAAGAAGAGAGTTGCTTTTCTTGACCAGCAGCAGCCTGATGTTACAAATGAGGCCCAGGCAAAGCTCATAATGTCCGAAAAGAGATTAGTTGAGGTTCGAGTGCAGACAGAAATAAAAGACGTCAGAGTTGAGAGTGTTACTGAGAtgcttaatattaaaaatagatCTCAACGAATAGAAGGAAAGGATATGTGGGCCATGCTTTTTGATCGTCCACCATACACGGCTGTCGTCAAACCAG TCACATCGGTGGAGCCTGTTGATTTGGATGAGGGGGTGTTTTTCACTTCAAAAGAGGTTCCAACATATGATGTTGAAAGCACCTTAATACCGCAAGAGTCATCGATAACGGAAGAAAAGTTCCCACAAAGAGATGACGACtggtttgttttgctgcatgTAGTTCCCAAAGAACCAACCTATGTCCAACCAG TTAACTTCACGGAACAAGACCCGATGGAGGCTGAGAGTTTCAGAGTCTCTGTGGTTGAAATGTACGAGGAGATTAGGGAGGTTCCACTTGAAGAGAGCGAGATAAGCGAACAGCCGCCAACACATCTTCCAGAATTCCGACAGCAGCTGGCGAAAAAGCGAAATGATGACTGGTTTGTGTTGCTGGATGTTGTTGCCAAAGAAACAACTATTGTGCCACCAG TCGCTTTTGACGTGCCTGGTAAAGACGACGTCTCTGTGGCTGACATGACGGAACTTGAACCGAAAGACAAACCCGCGGAAGTCGCAGTAGTGGAAGAAACGGGAATGAAAGATGATCTGAGCTTAAGAGAAGTCACAATGATGTCACGGGGTATAACCGAAATAGAGGATGACTGGTTTTTACTTCTGGATGTTCCCACCAGAGTAATACAGTTTATTCCTCCAG tGACCGTTGCTGTGCATGATGACCCAGAGAAAAGCATTTCTACTCTGACTGAAGAACAAATGGAGGTTGAAATAGAACCGATTAAGGTGCAGAACATAGAGACACAACCAGAACAGAAAATAGTCCAATCAGTCATCAGTAGAAATGATGACTGGTTTCTACTTCTGGACATTTTTCCCAGAGAAAGAACCTTTGTACCAACAG ATACCCTACCAATGCCAGCTAAAATCTATCCGGATGTTGGACCTGCGTTTGATGAGGTTGGGCTTTACCAGATGAAACAGCCGCCATTGCAGTCACAGCCAGAAAGCATTGATGACTGGTTTGTTGTGTTTGATGCAATTCGGGAGGAGGCAGTCCGAATACCTCCAG TTACTGTGGCTGTGAGGAAGCCGTTTGAGACTGAGGTGTTAACCACTGAAAGTAGAACATGGGAGAAGATGATAATTGGTGAGAGCAGGCGTGATGAGACACGTTTCTCGGAAATGAGACTGAGCCCTGTTGGACCGACATCAGGAAGGGAAGGAGAAGATGATTGGTTTGCCCTGTTTGATATCATCACAGAAAAGACTGCCGCTGTACCATCAG TTACTGTGGTTGAGCCTACTGTGGATGTGTCAGCACTCAAAGGACCAACACCAAAATACACCATAGAAGATACGAGGCCACCAGTGAAGTTTGTTGAGATTAAACCACCGCAGCCAAGAGAGGTGGATGATGATTGGTTTGCTCTCCTAGATGCTGCAGAAAAAGCACCGG TACCTGAACCTGTCAGAAGCTATCCTGATGTAACGGCATCAAAAGGCTTTGCAGTTATAGAGAAGAGGTCACTGCAGAGAATTACTATTGTGGAGGAGATATGGGTGCAGGAGATGTCCTCACGTCCGGCAGAGAGAAAGGTGGACGATGATTGGTTTATTCTTCTGGATGTGGCTCGGAAAAAATCAG ttgctGTCCCTGAGCCCATCCGACTCCTGGCAGAACTTCCAAGAACTGCTGAGATCAAAACGAGGATTCCTGTTTTTGAGACAAGGCCACAGTTTGAGAAACAGATCCTGGAAGAAAGACCTCGCCTCAAAAACACTCGTGTTGATGACGATTGGTTTCTTCTACTAGACACTGGCCCCAGAAAGTCAG TGGTGGTCACACAGAGGAGCACCCGTCCCGTCAGCGCTCCAGTCTTCTCCCAAGCTGCTCTAGCAGAAGCCGGAATCCCCATGGCACCATTGGAACAGCCCCAGACCTCCACTCCAATCAGGACTACCATCAAAGAAGAAAGGACACTGGAGGTCACTTTAGAAGCGGTTGAGCCATCAAAAACCGAAGTCAAg GAGTTTGATAAGCCCCAGGAGGACCTTCTCAGGCATCACGCCAGTATCAGTGAGCTGAAGAGGAACTTCATGGAAGCCGTCCCAGAATCCAGGCCCAGCGAATGGGACAAGCGTCTGTCCACGCACTCCCCGTTACGCTCCGTGGGTGTCAATGGTCAGCCCGGTGCAGATGGG